The Lytechinus pictus isolate F3 Inbred chromosome 10, Lp3.0, whole genome shotgun sequence genome includes a window with the following:
- the LOC129268936 gene encoding protein FAM234B-like — protein MVDVIFGFSVGKSTDPPGVRAHLCKNLNISSAGCGGGVIALSGWRGEVLWRLDTNQTNINSLVCNQLDVNNDGQLDCLAAGDHGLLLAINTKNGDLLWESDPSVTVTYWSYSQPQTLPNDLNHDGILDLVISHGVTDKTQSGVGVGRLLLLSGKTGQSLGTFLEMPDGHTSVSPPVVFQAVDDSNPFIVFGTDAGSGTPYTTPGSMWVISLEMMVCYLTESNCVTRTEEQQYGVSTIDDHVIEIIRGTDDGFSLPAVVTDLTMDGINDLIVISDNTWVTAINGSSFKPLWSVQLDVNSGYRPTSVPAPGHFNADEVPDIMIHLESPTLINKIVILDGLTGRDLWYTTTTSSFENKPAFTNPSPLSLKAHRQKDAFLYWIQNFPNIDTGTTTKRNLEGCSELISGYPTFNMVMMDRDLAMDPPSLLSLRPYKPIISTTSVPPSSDMTSQAISIGVSSSPESIDVTPVYLTSTLTSTQRIIKSTSQDCYMMEPVLTNTGVIDDLDDDGSLEVIVAINTMPTYLGSSSNSTTLPLAFLTIRQMSLEQAVNQNQRIKLVQSDSFLSPSVENSTVTGNIFDHFDFLETKFQTWLGYLGTNANGRYT, from the exons AGTTGGAAAATCTACTGATCCACCAGGAGTAAGAGCACACTTGTGTAAAAATCTCA ATATTTCATCAGCTGGGTGTGGTGGTGGTGTTATAGCCTTGAGTGGTTGGAGAGGTGAGGTGTTATGGAGACTAGACACCAATCAGACAAACATTAATAGCTTAGTCTGCAATCAGCTGGATGTCAACAATGATGGTCAATTGGATTGTCTAGCAGCAGGAGATCATGGTTTGCTCTTAGCCATCAACACAAAAAATG GTGACCTTCTATGGGAGTCTGATCCATCAGTTACTGTAACATACTGGTCATATTCTCAGCCCCAGACCTTGCCGAATGATCTCAATCATGATGGTATCCTAGATCTTGTAATCTCACATGGTGTAACAGACAAAACACAG AGTGGTGTTGGAGTTGGAAGGCTTTTATTGTTGTCAGGGAAGACTGGTCAATCACTTGGTACATTTCTAGAGATGCCAGATGGACATACATCAGTTAGCCCACCAGTAGTTTTTCAAGCTGTTGATGATAGCAATCCATTCATTGTATTTGGAACAGATGCAGGATCAGGAACCCCATACACTACACCAG GTTCCATGTGGGTTATAAGTCTGGAGATGATGGTCTGTTACCTCACTGAAAGCAACTGTGTTACAAGAACAGAGGAGCAACAGTATGGAGTATCAACCATTGATGACCATGTGATTGAAATTATAAG AGGGACAGATGATGGTTTTAGTCTGCCTGCCGTAGTAACTGATCTGACCATGGATGGGATCAATGACCTCATTGTAATATCTGATAATACATGGGTTACTGCTATTAATGGATCTagttttaaaccattatggagTGTACAACTTGATGTTAACTCTGGTTACAGACCTACCAG TGTTCCTGCACCTGGTCACTTCAATGCTGATGAAGTACCTGATATAATGATACACTTAGAGTCACCTACCCTTATAAATAAG ATTGTGATACTTGATGGATTAACTGGTCGTGATCTGTGGTACACTACGACAACATCCAGCTTTGAGAACAAGCCTGCATTCACCAATCCATCACCTCTTAGTCTAAAAGCTCATAGACAGAAAGATGCATTCTTATATTGGATACAGAATTTCCCTAATATAGATACTGGAACAACTACAAAG AGAAACCTAGAAGGATGCTCAGAACTCATCTCTGGATACCCGACTTTCAACATGGTGATGATGGATAGAGATTTGGCCATGGATCCACCCAGCCTCCTCTCATTAAGACCATACAAACCAATAATCA GTACAACAAGTGTGCCACCATCTAGTGACATGACAAGTCAGGCAATTAGCATTGGAGTTTCATCATCTCCTGAGTCAATTGATGTTACACCAGTATATCTGACATCAACTCTGACATCAACTCAACGGATTATCAAATCTACATCTCAAGATTGTTATATGATGGAACCAGTTCTCACAAATACTG GTGTGATAGATGATTTAGACGATGATGGTTCACTTGAAGTCATTGTTGCTATCAACACTATGCCGACGTACCTGGGATCATCTAGTAATTCTACGACATTGCCACTCGCCTTCCTTACCATCCGACAAATGAGTCTAGAACAAGCCGTAAACCAGAATCAAAGGATCAAATTAGTCCAAAGTGACTCCTTTCTGAGTCCCAGTGTTGAAAATTCAACTGTCACCGGGAACATCTTCGATCATTTTGACTTCTTGGAAACAAAGTTTCAGACTTGGTTAGGGTATTTGGGTACTAATGCCAATGGGAGGTATACTTAA